The following DNA comes from Marinilactibacillus sp. Marseille-P9653.
GTTTGAACTGTCGATACAAGGTACGTACAGAGCAAGCGATGGGCTTCTCTGCACGCCCTATAATGACATCGGGTGTCCATCCTTGAGCAACCATCTTTTGAATGTAAGATTTTTGATCTTGCGGTAAACAAATAGAGCGTCTCCCGCACCGTTGTTTATTTTCTTTGTACTGTTTGAAATAATCAAGCGCAGTACATCCTTTCCTTAGGAAAGTAATGACTTTGTGAATCGTTTGACGCGACCGATGGAGGTAGGTCGAGATCTTCAAGACAGATATATTCTGGTGGAAATAGGCTTCTATCATTACAAGTTCTTCCGTGGTAAGATGGGTGTAGGTCATTCGTGATCACTCCTATGTTTTCTTTGGTCGGAAATACATTTTGAGTGTACCACGAATGACTTTTTTAGTTGTCTAGCTTAATTTTACAATCGGCGTTATATAAAAAAGCCAGCCTATGTTTTAAATAGGCCGGCGATTGTGCACTTTACCGCGAGCCCATTCAAAATACGAAATAGGACTCTATTATGACAATAGAATCCTGTTTATGGGCTGACTAATAAGAGAATAGATGAACCAGAAAAAGCTTTAAGTGATTTTACGTTTTTAAAATTCATTCTTGTTCATCTCCTCTCTTTTTTATATTATGACAATCATAAAGGGTAATATCAGATAAGTCAACCGTAATCATTAAATTAATTTAATCTATAGGTTTTCTTTTAATTTCACCTCTACTTTCCGTGATATCTGATATGCTATACTTTAACTACTATGTAGGAAAGAAGGCTTGATTATGAAAATAGGATTTATCGGATTCGGAAATATGGCACAAGCTATCGCTACCGGACTACTCAAAAACCACTTAGCACAACCAGATGATCTTTTATTCTCAAATAAAACGGAGTCCAAAAGAAAACAACTGGAAGACCGTTTTAATATAAAAGGTTATTCTGACAACCAAAACGTTTGGGATCAGTCAGAAGTGATTATCTTAGCTGTAAAACCTTATCAAGTAGAAGACGTGTTGAATGGAATCGATCAGCAGAATAAACCATTCGTTATTTCAGTAGTTGCTGGTATCACGAATGCTCAATTAAATGACCTTTTAAATGGGGCGGCATTTGTTCGAACGATGCCCAATTTAAATGCTCAAGTAGGCGAAGGAATAACCGCAATCATTGAACAAGACGAATTAACTATTGATCAACTGGAACAATCAAAGAAAATTTTTTCAGCAGTAGGAGAAGTTGTTGTTTTACCTGAGTCTCAGTTAGGTGCTTTTATTGCAATTGCTGGAAGCTCTCCCGCACTAGTTTTTATGTTTATAGATACCTTGGCTCGCGCTGCTGTAAAATATGGACTTCCAAAAGACAAGGCTACGATGATTGCCGCTCAGGCTGTATTAGGCAGTGGAAAAACTGTTTTAGAATCTGATGATACACCTTGGACACTGATTGATCAGGTTTCATCCCCTGGTGGCATCACAGTAGATGGTATATTATCTCTTTTACAATCCGAGTTTTCTTCTTCCATTATCACCTCTGTTGATCAAATGGTTGAAAAGAACGATCAGATGTCTAGATAAGAAAAAGACTTTCCTTTCTAAGGAGAGTCTTTTTCTGAATCTATGGATTCGATTTTTTGTGCCTCTATCTCAATACGTGCTTGTTTCAACCTTTTTTTCTTTTCTCTTAAAGCTCTGAAAAAATTAGTCAGTAACGCCTTGCATTCTTCTTCAAGAATACCACTCTCAACGGTTGCTCTATGGTTCATTCTGGAGTCATCCAGCAAATTCATTAAAGTGCCTGCCGTCCCTCCTTTAAGATCTCCCGGTCCATAATAAACTTCCCCAATTCTAGAAAGTAAAACCGCTCCACTGCACATAGCACATGGTTCAAGTGTTACAAACAGTTGACAATTTTCAAGTCTCCAGTTGCCTAAGCTCTGATTAGCTTCTTGTATCGCAATCATTTCAGCATGAGTTGTAGCATTCTGTGAGGTTTCTCTCAAGTTATGGCCTCTACCAATAATTTCTCCCTTATGAACCACTACCGCGCCAATCGGGACTTCTCCTATGGCTTCAGCTTTCCTTGCTTCAGCAATTGCTTCCTGCATCCATCGTTCTTTTTCATATTGATCCATCGACTATCTCCTATGCCTTTTCTATATTATACCGTAGTTTCTTATTCTCCTGAACAGTGTTAAAATGAATTTAATCACATCATC
Coding sequences within:
- the proC gene encoding pyrroline-5-carboxylate reductase — protein: MKIGFIGFGNMAQAIATGLLKNHLAQPDDLLFSNKTESKRKQLEDRFNIKGYSDNQNVWDQSEVIILAVKPYQVEDVLNGIDQQNKPFVISVVAGITNAQLNDLLNGAAFVRTMPNLNAQVGEGITAIIEQDELTIDQLEQSKKIFSAVGEVVVLPESQLGAFIAIAGSSPALVFMFIDTLARAAVKYGLPKDKATMIAAQAVLGSGKTVLESDDTPWTLIDQVSSPGGITVDGILSLLQSEFSSSIITSVDQMVEKNDQMSR
- the tadA gene encoding tRNA adenosine(34) deaminase TadA gives rise to the protein MDQYEKERWMQEAIAEARKAEAIGEVPIGAVVVHKGEIIGRGHNLRETSQNATTHAEMIAIQEANQSLGNWRLENCQLFVTLEPCAMCSGAVLLSRIGEVYYGPGDLKGGTAGTLMNLLDDSRMNHRATVESGILEEECKALLTNFFRALREKKKRLKQARIEIEAQKIESIDSEKDSP